Proteins encoded in a region of the Watersipora subatra chromosome 5, tzWatSuba1.1, whole genome shotgun sequence genome:
- the LOC137397276 gene encoding protein FAM200C-like: MLDVANELFDDFSEKDRIIKRIKDMPLSARTVYDHTIMLSNQIEATQVKDINAAQFFSLAVDESTDVSNLSQFSVIARYVVGDTLHEEIFAVLPMKGTTREEDLFRSFIEFSKEKYLLMNKLVSVCTDGAQCMVGKNRGFVALLREHEKRRILSFHCILHQEALCAQMRSGPLGEVMSLVIQVVNFIVARALNDRQFKTLLDEVGNNYPGLLLHSNVRWLSRGKVLSRFATCLSGIQAFLAMENVEHSELADTEWLLKFYYIMDMTEHLNQLNVKMQGVGNPILSLQQAVFAFENKLEVFIRDIDTGCLLHFEKLGEFRDVCTASDPAQHLDLQQLAGFTSNLLQSFKGRFREFRECNRLFKFITHPHDCAVDRADLSFIPGVSVRDFELQATDLRASDVWVNKFKSLNEVLERLARHQAELASQHKWAEMKNFNPQTS, from the coding sequence ATGCTTGATGTCGCAAATGAACTTTTTGACGACTTTTCAGAAAAAGATAGGATAATTAAACGGATAAAAGACATGCCTCTGTCAGCAAGAACTGTTTACGATCATACCATCATGCTGTCAAATCAGATTGAAGCAACACAAGTAAAAGACATAAATGCGGCACAATTTTTTTCTCTTGCTGTAGATGAGTCAACAGATGTAAGCAATTTATCCCAGTTCAGCGTGATTGCAAGGTATGTTGTCGGTGACACGCTGCATGAGgaaatttttgctgttttacCTATGAAAGGGACAACAAGAGAGGAGGATTTATTCAGGTCCTTCATTGAGTTCtctaaagaaaaatatttactgATGAATAAACTTGTTTCTGTGTGCACTGACGGTGCTCAGTGCATGGTGGGGAAAAATAGAGGATTTGTGGCGCTTCTTCGTGAACATGAAAAGAGACGCATTTTAAGTTTTCACTGCATCCTACACCAGGAGGCGCTTTGTGCTCAGATGCGTAGTGGGCCGCTTGGTGAGGTGATGTCGCTCGTCATTCAGGTGGTCAACTTTATTGTTGCCCGAGCTTTAAATGATCGCCAGTTTAAAACACTGCTGGACGAAGTTGGGAATAATTATCCTGGTTTGCTTCTGCACAGCAACGTGCGTTGGTTGTCAAGAGGAAAGGTTCTTAGTCGTTTTGCGACTTGTCTGAGCGGAATCCAGGCTTTTCTTGCAATGGAAAATGTTGAGCATTCTGAGTTAGCGGACACTGAGTGGCTCCTGAAGTTTTACTATATCATGGACATGACTGAACATCTAAACCAGCTCAATGTGAAAATGCAAGGCGTTGGAAATCCAATCTTATCCCTGCAACAAGCAGTGTTTGCATTTGAAAACAAGCTGGAAGTTTTCATCAGGGACATCGACACAGGTTGTCTACTACACTTtgaaaaattaggagaattTAGAGATGTGTGCACAGCAAGTGATCCTGCTCAACATCTTGATCTTCAGCAGCTAGCTGGTTTCACATCTAATCTTCTGCAGTCATTCAAAGGGCGCTTTAGAGAATTTCGCGAGTGCAATCGTCTTTTTAAGTTCATCACCCATCCACACGATTGTGCAGTGGACCGCGCTGATCTGAGTTTCATTCCTGGGGTCTCCGTCAGAGATTTCGAGCTACAAGCGACTGACCTGAGGGCCTCAGACGTGTGGGTAAATAAGTTCAAGTCACTGAATGAAGTTTTGGAAAGACTTGCACGACATCAAGCAGAGTTGGCGAGCCAGCACAAGTGGGCAGAAATGAAAAACTTCAACCCGCAGACCAGCTGA